The following proteins come from a genomic window of Achromobacter sp. AONIH1:
- a CDS encoding MFS transporter — translation MQWYKELSVTERRTFVGAFGGWAVDALDFMVFTFVISTLINLWGIDKGQAGMLGTVTLLFSALGGWLAGILADRYGRVRVLQYTILWFSVCTVAIGFAQNFEQLFVLRALQGLGFGGEWAVGSVLMGEIVRAQHRGKAVGTVQSGWAVGWGAAAILYTLAFSLLPPEWAWRSLFWIGVLPAFLVLYIRKHVPEPEVFQRNLARQKDAAQRTSFWAIFSPALLKTTVVTSLLCTAVQGGYYAITTWLPTFLKTERNLSVLNTGGYLLVIILGSFCGYIVGAYLADRLGRRANLLIFSVLSAASVYLYTQVPLSNEQMLVLGFPLGFAASGIFSGIGAYLTELFPSSVRATGQGFAYNFGRGIGALFPSLVGFLSQTHGLAWAIGAFATGAYVMVILTALLLPETKGRELS, via the coding sequence ATGCAATGGTACAAAGAGCTCAGCGTCACCGAGCGTCGCACGTTCGTCGGCGCCTTCGGCGGCTGGGCCGTCGACGCGCTCGACTTCATGGTCTTCACTTTCGTGATCTCCACGCTCATCAATTTGTGGGGCATCGACAAGGGGCAGGCCGGCATGCTGGGCACCGTCACGCTGCTGTTCTCGGCGCTGGGCGGCTGGCTCGCGGGCATCCTGGCCGACCGCTACGGCCGCGTGCGCGTGCTGCAATACACCATCCTGTGGTTCTCGGTCTGCACGGTGGCCATCGGCTTCGCGCAGAACTTCGAACAGCTGTTCGTGCTGCGCGCGCTGCAAGGCCTGGGCTTCGGCGGCGAGTGGGCCGTCGGCTCGGTGCTGATGGGCGAGATCGTCCGCGCCCAGCATCGCGGCAAGGCCGTGGGCACGGTGCAGAGCGGCTGGGCGGTGGGCTGGGGCGCGGCGGCGATCCTGTACACGCTGGCCTTCTCGCTGCTGCCGCCTGAGTGGGCCTGGCGCAGCCTGTTCTGGATCGGCGTGCTGCCGGCCTTCCTGGTGCTGTACATCCGCAAGCACGTGCCCGAGCCCGAGGTGTTCCAGCGCAACCTCGCCAGGCAGAAGGACGCGGCGCAGCGCACGTCCTTCTGGGCGATCTTCTCGCCGGCGCTGCTCAAGACCACGGTGGTGACCTCCTTGCTGTGCACGGCGGTGCAGGGCGGCTACTACGCGATCACGACCTGGCTGCCGACCTTCCTGAAGACCGAGCGCAACCTGTCCGTGCTGAACACGGGCGGCTACCTGCTGGTCATCATCCTGGGCTCGTTCTGCGGCTATATCGTCGGCGCCTATCTGGCCGACCGCCTGGGCCGGCGCGCCAACCTGCTGATCTTCTCGGTGCTGTCGGCCGCCAGCGTCTACCTGTACACGCAGGTGCCGCTGAGCAATGAACAGATGCTGGTGCTGGGCTTTCCGCTGGGCTTCGCCGCCTCGGGCATCTTCAGCGGCATCGGCGCCTACCTGACCGAGCTGTTCCCGTCCTCGGTGCGCGCCACGGGGCAGGGCTTCGCCTACAACTTCGGGCGCGGCATCGGTGCGCTGTTCCCGAGTCTGGTGGGCTTCCTGAGCCAGACGCATGGGTTGGCCTGGGCCATCGGCGCCTTCGCCACCGGGGCCTATGTGATGGTGATCCTGACCGCGCTGCTGCTGCCCGAGACCAAGGGACGCGAGCTGTCCTGA
- a CDS encoding LysR substrate-binding domain-containing protein: protein MKTTRRPSLNDMRAFEAVARLGSMRAAADALALTHGAVSRRVAKLSDDLGLELFEPAGRGLRLTAEGQALASAMGRALALINDTIDSLRDRDAKRPVVLSCERSVAMRWLIPRLSAFQDRHPEIELHLSVGGGPLDFSRDQVSLALRRLDFPVNPDWRVTPLMRESMGPVMTPALLPGFEAGDYVALASRTRPAAWDDWLGRQPGRAAPRATRYLDHHFLIVEAAAAGLGVALCPRILALDDLRSGRLAAPLGFTPDGSEYGLIEPKTVPPGAAPALTALKDWLTGAAREADA from the coding sequence ATGAAAACGACCCGACGCCCTTCCCTGAACGATATGCGCGCCTTCGAGGCCGTCGCCCGGCTGGGGTCCATGCGCGCGGCGGCCGATGCGCTGGCGCTCACCCACGGCGCGGTCAGCCGGCGCGTGGCCAAGCTGAGCGACGACCTGGGCCTGGAGCTGTTCGAACCCGCCGGCCGGGGCCTGCGCCTGACGGCCGAAGGTCAGGCCCTGGCCTCGGCCATGGGCCGGGCGCTGGCCCTCATCAACGACACCATTGATTCACTGCGCGACCGCGACGCCAAGCGTCCGGTGGTGCTGTCCTGTGAACGCTCGGTGGCCATGCGCTGGCTGATCCCTCGGCTATCCGCCTTCCAGGACCGCCACCCGGAGATCGAGCTGCATCTGTCGGTCGGCGGCGGGCCGCTGGATTTCTCGCGCGACCAAGTGTCGCTGGCGCTGCGCCGGCTGGACTTCCCCGTGAACCCCGACTGGCGCGTCACGCCGCTGATGCGCGAAAGCATGGGACCGGTCATGACGCCTGCCCTGCTGCCCGGCTTCGAGGCCGGCGACTATGTGGCGCTGGCCTCGCGCACGCGCCCGGCGGCCTGGGACGACTGGCTGGGCCGGCAGCCCGGCCGCGCCGCGCCGCGCGCCACGCGCTACCTGGACCACCATTTCCTGATCGTCGAAGCCGCCGCCGCCGGCCTGGGCGTGGCGCTCTGTCCGCGCATCCTGGCGCTGGACGACCTGCGCAGCGGCCGGTTGGCCGCGCCGCTGGGCTTCACGCCCGACGGCTCGGAGTATGGCCTGATCGAGCCCAAGACCGTGCCGCCCGGCGCGGCGCCGGCCCTGACGGCGCTGAAGGACTGGCTGACCGGCGCTGCGCGCGAAGCCGACGCCTGA
- a CDS encoding four-carbon acid sugar kinase family protein, translating to MNTQKDPAKQVGIIADDLTSAADGAGPFMEWAGVAHISRGGLTRSDAPVLSVDTGSRALGEAEAGQVVGRAARALADCGTLYKTMDSTLRGHVREELSAAFRASRRQLLVVAPAFPDAGRLTLGGNQYVHGKLVAASSYGQDPVHPARTSRILDLVDPALGPAIVVPEDASVAELRAAANKARVLVLDASSQQALNDRVAQLSLHACLWAGSPGMAQALAFQLGARAAAPQASRRASRVLVVVGSANRVSHEQCAALQAAGAQRIQDADEIRADACVVFLQAPAQPDGDSARVLAGLVRQARRALMAHSFDALIATGGDTMAALLDAQGIHAFTLLSELEPGFPLGVTGLAGRDRSLLLAMKAGGFGGPDTLRAAAWRLLGQ from the coding sequence ATGAATACGCAGAAAGACCCCGCGAAACAGGTCGGCATCATCGCCGACGACCTGACCAGCGCCGCCGACGGCGCCGGCCCTTTCATGGAATGGGCCGGCGTGGCGCATATCAGCCGGGGCGGCCTGACGCGTTCCGACGCGCCGGTGCTGTCGGTCGACACCGGCAGCCGCGCGCTCGGCGAGGCCGAGGCCGGCCAGGTCGTGGGGCGCGCCGCGCGGGCGCTGGCCGATTGCGGCACCTTGTACAAGACCATGGACTCGACGCTGCGCGGCCATGTGCGCGAAGAATTGTCGGCCGCGTTCCGCGCCAGCCGCCGCCAGCTGCTGGTGGTGGCGCCGGCCTTTCCCGACGCGGGCAGGCTGACGCTGGGCGGCAACCAGTACGTGCACGGCAAGCTGGTGGCCGCCAGTTCCTATGGCCAGGACCCCGTGCATCCGGCGCGTACCTCGCGCATCCTGGATCTGGTCGATCCGGCCCTGGGACCGGCCATCGTGGTGCCCGAGGATGCGAGCGTGGCCGAACTGCGCGCCGCCGCCAACAAAGCGCGCGTGCTGGTGCTGGACGCCAGCAGCCAGCAGGCGTTGAACGACCGCGTGGCGCAACTGTCCCTGCACGCCTGTCTGTGGGCCGGGTCGCCCGGCATGGCGCAGGCGCTCGCCTTCCAGCTCGGCGCGCGCGCCGCCGCGCCGCAGGCGTCGCGCCGCGCGTCGCGCGTGCTGGTCGTGGTGGGCAGCGCCAATCGCGTCAGTCATGAACAATGCGCCGCGCTGCAGGCCGCCGGCGCGCAGCGCATCCAGGACGCCGACGAGATCCGCGCCGACGCTTGCGTCGTGTTCCTGCAGGCGCCCGCGCAACCCGACGGCGATTCGGCCAGGGTGCTGGCCGGGCTGGTCAGGCAGGCCCGCCGCGCGCTCATGGCGCACAGCTTCGACGCCCTGATCGCCACCGGCGGCGATACCATGGCCGCCCTGCTCGACGCGCAGGGCATACATGCCTTCACGCTGCTGTCCGAACTGGAACCCGGCTTTCCGCTGGGCGTCACCGGCCTGGCCGGCCGCGACCGCTCGCTGC
- a CDS encoding NIPSNAP family protein, which yields MVTCYLRYVIDPSKLAEFEHYGKLWIPLVEKFGGRHHGYFLPSEGANNIALALFTFPSLAAYETYRNQSKDDPACAAAFKYAEDTRCILSYERSFFRPVFG from the coding sequence ATGGTCACCTGCTATCTCCGCTACGTCATCGACCCGTCCAAGCTGGCCGAATTCGAACATTACGGGAAACTCTGGATCCCGCTGGTCGAGAAATTCGGCGGCCGCCACCACGGCTACTTCCTGCCCTCCGAAGGCGCCAACAACATCGCGCTGGCGCTGTTCACCTTCCCCAGCCTGGCCGCCTATGAAACGTACCGGAATCAGTCCAAGGACGATCCGGCATGCGCGGCGGCGTTCAAGTATGCCGAAGACACACGCTGCATCCTGAGCTACGAGCGCAGCTTCTTCCGGCCGGTGTTCGGCTGA